In Lates calcarifer isolate ASB-BC8 linkage group LG15, TLL_Latcal_v3, whole genome shotgun sequence, one genomic interval encodes:
- the LOC108890244 gene encoding trypsin-3, with protein MKAFILLALFAVAYAAPIEDEDDKIVGGYECRKNSVPYQVSLNSGYHFCGGSLISSTWVVSAAHCYKSRIQVRLGEHNIAVNEGTEQFINSAKVIRHPRYSSRNLDNDIMLIKLSKPATLNSYVRTVSLPSSCASSGTRCLISGWGNTSSSGSNYPDRLRCLDAPILSDSSCRNSYPGQITSNMFCAGFLEGGKDSCQGDSGGPVVCNGQLQGVVSWGYGCAQRNKPGVYAKVCNYNSWIRSTMSSN; from the exons ATGAAGGCTTTCATTCTTCTGGCTCTGTTCGCAGTGGCAT ATGCCGCTCCCATTGAGGATGAGGATGACAAGATCGTTGGAGGCTACGAGTGCAGAAAGAACTCTGTGCCCTACCAGGTCTCTCTGAACTCTGGCTACCACTTCTGTGGAGGCTCCCTGATCTCCAGCACCTGGGTGGtgtctgctgctcactgctaCAAGTC CCGCATCCAGGTTCGTCTTGGTGAGCACAACATCGCTGTCAACGAGGGCACCGAGCAGTTCATCAACTCTGCCAAGGTCATCCGTCACCCCAGGTACAGCAGCCGCAACCTGGACAATGACATCATGCTGATCAAGCTGAGCAAGCCCGCCACCCTCAACAGCTACGTCCGCACCGTGTCCCTGCCCTCCAGCTGTGCCAGCTCTGGTACCCGCTGCCTGATCTCTGGATGGGGCAACACCAGCAGCTCTGGAA GCAACTACCCCGACCGCCTGAGGTGCCTGGATGCTCCCATCCTGAGcgacagcagctgcaggaactcctaccctggacagatcacctcCAACATGTTCTGTGCTGGATTCCTCGAGGGAGGCAAAGACTCCTGCCAG GGTGACTCCGGTGGCCCCGTGGTGTGCAACGGTCAGCTGCAGGGTGTGGTGTCCTGGGGCTATGGCTGCGCCCAGAGGAACAAGCCTGGAGTCTACGCCAAGGTCTGCAACTACAACTCCTGGATCCGCAGCACCATGTCCTCCAACTAA
- the LOC108890255 gene encoding trypsin-3: MKYFILLALFAAAFAAPIEDEDDKIVGGYECRKNSVPYQVSLNSGYHFCGGSLISSTWVVSAAHCYKSRIQVRLGEHNIAVNEGTEQFINSAKVIRHPRYSSRNLDNDIMLIKLSKPATLNSYVRTVSLPSSCASSGTRCLISGWGNTSSSGSNYPDRLRCLDAPILSDSSCRNSYPGQITSNMFCAGFLEGGKDSCQGDSGGPVVCNGQLQGVVSWGYGCAQRNKPGVYAKVCNYNSWIRSTMSSN, from the exons ATGAAGTACTTCATTCTCCTTGCCCTGTTTGCTGCAGCTT TTGCTGCTCCCATTGAGGATGAGGATGACAAGATCGTTGGAGGCTACGAGTGCAGAAAGAACTCTGTGCCCTACCAGGTCTCTCTGAACTCTGGCTACCACTTCTGTGGAGGCTCCCTGATCTCCAGCACCTGGGTGGtgtctgctgctcactgctaCAAGTC CCGCATCCAGGTTCGTCTTGGTGAGCACAACATCGCTGTCAACGAGGGCACCGAGCAGTTCATCAACTCTGCCAAGGTCATCCGTCACCCCAGGTACAGCAGCCGCAACCTGGACAATGACATCATGCTGATCAAGCTGAGCAAGCCCGCCACCCTCAACAGCTACGTCCGCACCGTGTCCCTGCCCTCCAGCTGTGCCAGCTCTGGCACCCGCTGCCTGATCTCTGGATGGGGCAACACCAGCAGCTCTGGAA GCAACTACCCCGACCGTCTGAGGTGCCTGGATGCTCCCATCCTGAGcgacagcagctgcaggaactcctaccctggacagatcacctcCAACATGTTCTGTGCTGGATTCCTCGAGGGAGGCAAAGACTCCTGCCAG GGTGACTCCGGTGGTCCCGTGGTGTGCAACGGTCAGCTGCAGGGTGTGGTGTCCTGGGGCTATGGCTGCGCCCAGAGGAACAAGCCTGGAGTCTACGCCAAGGTCTGCAACTACAACTCCTGGATCCGCAGCACCATGTCCTCCAACTAA